Proteins from one Dysgonomonas sp. HDW5A genomic window:
- a CDS encoding NUDIX domain-containing protein encodes MQEEIFPLVDEQGNVIGQATRSQCHSGSMLLHPVIHLHVFNEEGKLYMQKRSSTKDIQPDKWDSSVGGHIDLNESPSEAASREAGEEIGLNDLTLHYLDKYIIETDRERELTYCFYTITNQIPQIDLKEVSDGRFWEISEIKNQLGKDIFTPNFELDFGHFLSKGLDHLLKENMNSI; translated from the coding sequence ATGCAAGAAGAAATATTTCCTTTGGTAGATGAACAAGGCAATGTGATTGGCCAAGCAACACGCAGTCAGTGCCATAGTGGCTCTATGCTGTTACATCCGGTAATACATCTCCATGTTTTTAATGAGGAAGGCAAATTATATATGCAAAAACGTTCATCAACTAAAGATATACAACCCGACAAATGGGATTCTTCGGTTGGGGGGCACATTGATCTGAATGAGAGCCCTTCGGAGGCTGCGTCAAGAGAAGCCGGAGAAGAAATAGGTTTAAATGATCTGACCTTGCATTACCTCGATAAGTATATCATAGAAACCGACAGGGAGAGAGAACTTACTTATTGCTTCTATACCATAACCAATCAAATCCCGCAAATAGATCTGAAAGAGGTATCCGACGGTCGTTTCTGGGAGATATCTGAAATCAAAAACCAGTTAGGAAAAGATATATTTACACCGAATTTCGAACTTGATTTCGGACATTTTCTATCCAAAGGGCTTGACCATTTACTTAAAGAAAACATGAATAGCATATGA